DNA from Rhodothermales bacterium:
GGCGAACGCGTTCGTGGCCCACAGCGCCTCGTCGCCCGTCGCCTCCTCGTACGAAATCATCGACTGCGCCATGGCGCGCCAGCTGACCGTATCGTAGGCGATCAGCGACTTGCCCGAGAAATGGATCGCGCCGAAAAACGTAAAGGAGAGCGCGACGAGGAGCCCTATCGCCATCGCGTGCTGGTAGAGCGGGCGCTGGAAGGGTCCGGCCAGACTTCCTGCCGCCGGCGTCACCGGGCTGGATTTCGACGCCGCGCCGGCGGTCGATTTTTTCTTCTTGTGGGATGCCATGTATTCAGGGATGGAGAGCCGCCGGCGAGGCGGTGGGACGGCTCATTCGATGACTTTCGGGACTCGAAAATACGTGCCGTCCGCATCAGGTGCATTCTTGAGCGCCTCCGCATGGCTGATCCGCTGCTGCGCGGCATCCTCCCGCTCCACATTGTACAGGTCGATCACATGCGACATCGGGGGCACCCCATCGGTGTCCAGCTCGTTCAGCTTCGCCATGTAACCGAGAACCGCCTCCAGGTCCTCGACCATGCGCGCCTCTTCCTCGGGGGTGAAGCGCAGCCGGGCCAGCGCCGCCATGTATCGTACGTCTTCGCGGGTGATTGCCATCGTTCAGGTTGCCAGGTGGTCGGAAGGTCGTGCGGCGGTTTGCCGGATCAGTTCATGGAGGCGCGTGGCGGCGCGAAGGCCTTCTTTCGGCTTGGGCTCGACCTGGACGCACAGGCTGAGCGGCCCGGCGTATCCGATGTCGCGCAGCTCCCGAAGCCGGGCGCCCCAGTCCACCGCGCCCTCCCCGAACGAGGCCGGCCGCCAGGACTGTTTCGCCGGCAGGGCGTCGGCGCAGCGGACAAAACCCAGCCGGTTCGCCAGCCGAGGCAGGCCGTCCGCCGGATCGTCTCCCTGCATCACGGCCGACGCGGGATCCCACCCGGCCCGTACGGCCGGATGATCGACCCGATCCAGCAGCTCCGCCAGCGCCTGGGCATGGGGCGCGCAGGTGTCGGCCTCGTGAAACACGATCAGGTCGACGCCGGCGCGCGCGGACCGGTCGGCCGCGCGGCGAAGCGCATCGGCCGCCGTGGCGGCGTGCTCCGGCGACGAAGCAAACGACGACACGATCAGGCGCGTGCAGCCGATGCGGGTGCAAAAGGCCAGCGTGTCGT
Protein-coding regions in this window:
- a CDS encoding sugar phosphate isomerase/epimerase, whose product is MIPTWLTDSVTCDLDRALHYTMLWGLEAVELRAVGKHCERVPFVNEARLRRRLEENELPVAAIDPGLFLGPAEDRAGWMNEIASLDDTLAFCTRIGCTRLIVSSFASSPEHAATAADALRRAADRSARAGVDLIVFHEADTCAPHAQALAELLDRVDHPAVRAGWDPASAVMQGDDPADGLPRLANRLGFVRCADALPAKQSWRPASFGEGAVDWGARLRELRDIGYAGPLSLCVQVEPKPKEGLRAATRLHELIRQTAARPSDHLAT
- the gatC gene encoding Asp-tRNA(Asn)/Glu-tRNA(Gln) amidotransferase subunit GatC, translated to MAITREDVRYMAALARLRFTPEEEARMVEDLEAVLGYMAKLNELDTDGVPPMSHVIDLYNVEREDAAQQRISHAEALKNAPDADGTYFRVPKVIE